From bacterium, one genomic window encodes:
- a CDS encoding PDDEXK nuclease domain-containing protein yields the protein MKVAKQGTKAFAADYAVVLKDIKTRIRTAQVRAALSANLEMIRLYWDIGRIIAERQKQAGWGAAVIPRLSRDIRNEITEVKGFSERNIDRMIAFYREYPELENAISPTALAKLAPIPISPTALAKLETTVILHRLVPKLPWVHNVLLMQKVKDLSTRYWYMQATLQHGWSHDVLALMIDGRTHERQGKAITNFADRLPPLQSDLAQQVVKDPFIFDFMTLEEPFHERELETSLVRHLEKFLVELGQGFAFVGRQVHLDVGEQDFYIDLLFYHLRLRCFVVIELKKGAFKPEYAGKLNFYLNVVDEKLRHASDSPSIGLILCQDENRLVAEYALKGVAKAIGVSQYQLTRALPKEFRSSLPSVADIESELSATTQRKPVKTTRTRRRS from the coding sequence ATGAAAGTTGCCAAACAAGGGACTAAGGCCTTCGCGGCAGATTACGCGGTGGTGCTGAAGGATATCAAGACCCGTATCCGTACCGCCCAGGTCAGGGCCGCTCTTTCTGCGAATCTCGAAATGATCCGCCTTTACTGGGATATTGGCAGGATTATTGCGGAACGGCAAAAACAGGCGGGGTGGGGCGCCGCTGTCATTCCACGCCTGTCGCGTGATATCAGAAACGAGATAACGGAAGTGAAAGGGTTTTCGGAGCGAAATATTGATCGGATGATTGCCTTCTACCGAGAATACCCCGAGCTTGAAAATGCAATTTCGCCAACGGCGTTGGCGAAATTAGCGCCGATCCCAATTTCGCCAACGGCGTTGGCGAAATTGGAAACCACGGTGATTTTGCACCGACTTGTTCCGAAATTGCCTTGGGTTCACAATGTCTTGCTTATGCAAAAGGTCAAAGACCTGTCAACGCGCTACTGGTATATGCAAGCGACGCTTCAACATGGATGGAGCCATGATGTTCTCGCCTTAATGATCGACGGTCGAACCCATGAACGGCAGGGGAAGGCTATTACAAACTTCGCTGACCGGCTGCCGCCCTTACAGTCCGATCTCGCCCAGCAGGTGGTCAAGGATCCTTTCATTTTCGATTTTATGACATTGGAAGAGCCGTTTCATGAGCGTGAACTTGAAACCAGTCTCGTGCGGCACCTCGAAAAGTTTCTCGTCGAACTGGGGCAGGGGTTCGCCTTTGTTGGTCGTCAAGTTCATCTCGATGTAGGTGAGCAGGATTTCTACATTGATCTGCTTTTCTATCATCTACGCTTGCGTTGTTTCGTGGTCATTGAACTCAAGAAGGGCGCTTTCAAGCCGGAATATGCCGGCAAGCTCAACTTCTATCTTAATGTCGTGGATGAAAAGTTGCGGCATGCCAGCGATAGCCCGAGTATCGGGCTCATTCTTTGTCAGGACGAAAACCGGCTGGTGGCCGAGTATGCGCTAAAGGGAGTGGCGAAAGCGATTGGTGTTTCCCAGTACCAACTTACCCGCGCTTTGCCGAAGGAGTTTCGGTCGAGTCTTCCCAGCGTTGCGGATATCGAATCGGAGTTGTCCGCGACAACACAACGGAAACCGGTGAAAACGACCCGGACCCGGAGGCGGTCATGA
- a CDS encoding site-specific DNA-methyltransferase translates to MPTLDWIGRRAVENHHHQVPFHLLKDVPELSVGDPGTGNLIVEGDNLIALKALLPYYAGQVKCIYIDPPYNTGNEGWVYNDNVNSPLIRDWLGKTVGKEAEDLSRHDKWLCMMYPRLALLKEFLAPDGVLFVSIDDIELPYLRILLDELFPHAQSKNRLACFVWETDGNFDNQAKIKNCHEYILAYCRRFEEFPPPPVITPTIGKKSKLFRGEIRNTIVKNGPKNPVSNIEIPVGFPAAFESGVIDQKKSLWPKWNGTVFVRNFRVVSTVTSSSGWSCKDLCEEFIAHGCASIIDSKGQSTRFEITRTGAIEVVKERSKNQSHVVSIIREVGSVQSTGENLKSLDIQFPFPKPVGLVGFLSSMIADKNAIVLDTFAGSGTTGEAVLQLNKEDGGNRRFILVEMEPKIAREITFSRLKRISQGYSNTKGEIIEPLGGGFRYCQLSDPLFDEHGQIRQSVKFSDLARHVYFTETGEPLPRERVTKSPLVGVCRGMAIYLLFNGILGDDSTNGGNVLTRAILARLPAFDGLKVIYGAGCQLSIDRLRAERITFRQTPYEVKVT, encoded by the coding sequence GTGCCAACTTTAGATTGGATCGGTAGGCGAGCAGTTGAAAATCACCACCATCAGGTGCCGTTTCATCTCTTGAAGGATGTTCCGGAACTCTCGGTGGGTGACCCCGGCACCGGCAACCTCATTGTCGAGGGAGATAATTTGATCGCGCTCAAGGCGCTTCTTCCCTATTACGCCGGTCAGGTGAAGTGCATCTACATTGATCCTCCCTACAACACCGGCAATGAGGGATGGGTGTACAACGACAACGTCAACAGCCCCCTGATTCGCGACTGGCTCGGCAAGACGGTCGGCAAAGAAGCAGAAGATCTATCGCGTCATGATAAGTGGCTCTGCATGATGTATCCGCGGTTGGCCTTGCTTAAGGAATTTCTGGCCCCTGACGGGGTTCTGTTTGTTTCAATTGATGATATTGAACTCCCATATCTGCGGATCCTGTTAGACGAATTATTCCCGCATGCACAGTCAAAAAACCGCCTTGCTTGTTTTGTCTGGGAAACAGATGGGAACTTCGACAATCAGGCCAAAATTAAAAATTGTCACGAATACATATTGGCATACTGCAGAAGGTTTGAAGAATTTCCTCCGCCCCCGGTTATTACCCCTACCATTGGAAAGAAGAGCAAGTTGTTCCGAGGTGAAATACGGAATACAATTGTTAAAAATGGCCCTAAGAACCCCGTATCCAACATAGAGATTCCGGTCGGATTTCCTGCAGCATTTGAGTCTGGAGTAATAGATCAAAAGAAGTCTCTTTGGCCTAAATGGAATGGAACCGTTTTTGTTCGGAATTTCCGGGTTGTTTCAACGGTTACTTCAAGTAGTGGCTGGAGTTGCAAGGACCTCTGTGAAGAGTTTATTGCGCATGGTTGCGCATCCATCATTGATTCAAAGGGGCAAAGCACGCGGTTTGAGATAACTCGGACTGGTGCGATCGAGGTCGTCAAGGAGCGTTCTAAAAATCAAAGTCATGTAGTATCAATTATCCGTGAAGTGGGATCTGTTCAGAGCACCGGAGAAAACCTGAAGTCGCTGGATATTCAGTTTCCGTTCCCGAAACCTGTCGGACTAGTGGGATTCTTGTCGTCCATGATTGCGGATAAGAATGCAATAGTTCTGGATACATTTGCTGGGTCCGGAACTACTGGTGAAGCAGTTCTCCAACTAAATAAGGAAGACGGAGGTAATCGCCGTTTTATCCTCGTGGAAATGGAGCCGAAGATCGCCCGTGAAATAACATTCAGTAGACTGAAGCGTATATCTCAGGGGTACTCAAATACAAAAGGCGAGATTATTGAACCGTTAGGAGGGGGCTTCCGTTATTGCCAACTCAGCGATCCCTTATTTGACGAACATGGGCAGATTCGGCAGTCAGTTAAATTTTCTGACTTAGCCCGGCATGTCTATTTCACGGAAACTGGCGAGCCCTTGCCGCGTGAACGGGTCACGAAATCCCCGTTGGTTGGTGTTTGCCGGGGTATGGCCATTTATCTCTTGTTCAATGGTATTTTGGGCGATGATTCCACAAATGGCGGCAACGTGTTGACCCGTGCGATATTGGCGCGGTTGCCGGCATTTGATGGCCTGAAGGTGATCTATGGTGCTGGTTGTCAATTGAGCATTGATCGTTTGCGGGCTGAGCGCATTACCTTTCGTCAAACGCCTTACGAGGTGAAAGTCACATGA